AGCTAGGGTGTTCAAAGAATTCAGGCGTTTTGTATCGGATTATGAGGTTTTTGATGCACTATAAGATATTTCAAGAGAAACCTATATCCGAAACTAGTGTCGGGTACGTCCATACCCCATTGTCTCGCCTTCTAACGAGAAATGGAAAGTATAGGTTGGCCGATTTATTGCTTTTTGAGGCCAGCCCTGCGATGTTGGACCCGTGGCACAAGCTAAGTGGTTATGTTTTAGACAACACAAAGACACCATTTAAGGCGGCACACGATAATATTGATATATGGGGATTTTGTGCTGCAAATCCAGAGCATAGTAAACTTCTTTATAATGCAATGGCGTGTGATGCTCGGATAGCGGTAGCAGCAGTGCTTAAAGCTTGTCCAGAGGTGTTTGAGGGGGTGAGTAGTTTGGTGGATGTTGGTGGTGGCGATGGGACGGCTCTACGCTTAATTGTAGAGGCTTGTCCATGGATCAAAGGTATTAACTATGTTCTTCCTCATGTTATATCGGTAGCTCCTTC
The window above is part of the Rutidosis leptorrhynchoides isolate AG116_Rl617_1_P2 chromosome 1, CSIRO_AGI_Rlap_v1, whole genome shotgun sequence genome. Proteins encoded here:
- the LOC139854632 gene encoding acetylserotonin O-methyltransferase-like — translated: MDVSSLVRINSTIIGEKIEKINSKKEEDQEAAALEEIWKYILGFTPMALIKCAIEIGIPDILENRETPMTLAELTSELGCSKNSGVLYRIMRFLMHYKIFQEKPISETSVGYVHTPLSRLLTRNGKYRLADLLLFEASPAMLDPWHKLSGYVLDNTKTPFKAAHDNIDIWGFCAANPEHSKLLYNAMACDARIAVAAVLKACPEVFEGVSSLVDVGGGDGTALRLIVEACPWIKGINYVLPHVISVAPSITGVEHVAGDMFDHVPKADAVYLMKLLPDSANEQCIKILKKCKEAIPEDAKISLHLLLFYYNTEYIVKNKRRINKKARPEYPLVQKK